From the genome of Halomonas sp. LR3S48:
CCGAAGGGGCTGGTGCCGCCGGTGCCGATCCACTTGTTGCCTCCGGCGTGACGCTCCTTCTGCTCCTCGAGGCGCTTCTTGAAGGTCTCGATCAGCTTCTCGAGCCCGCCCAGCGACTCGATCTGGGCCTTCTCCTCCTCGCTGAGCTGTTTTTCGAACTCGCGGCGCAGCCAGTCGTCGGGAATCAGCGCCTCGATGGCGGCATCCAGGTTCTCCAGGCCGTCGAACCAGGCGGCGAAGGCGCGATCGAAGCGGTCGAAGTGGCGTTCGTCCTTGACCATCACGGTGCGCGCCACCTGGTAGAACGCTTCCATGTCGGCGAACACCACGCCGCGCTCGACGACGGCATGCAGGTCGAGCAGTTCGCGCAGCGACACCGGTACGCCGGCACGCTTGAGGGTCTCGAACAGGCCGATGAACATGGCTCAGCGCCTCTGGTTGCCTTGGCGACGCATCATGAAGGCCAGCCGCTCGAGCAACTGGGTGTCCTGCTCGTTCTTCACCAAGGCGCCTGCCAGCGGCGGGATCGCCTTCACCGGGTCGCGGTGGTAGAGCGCTTCGCGGGCCAGCTCGTCGCTCATCAGCAGTTTCAGCCAGTCGACCAGCTCCGAGGTGGAGGGCTTCTTCTTCAGCCCCGGCGCCTGACGCAGGTCGAAGAACACCTCGAGCGCCTGGCTGACCAGCTTCGGCGCGATGTCGGGGAAGTGCACGTCGACGATGGCCTGCATGGTCTCGCGGTCGGGAAACTCGATGTAGTGGAAGAAACAGCGGCGCAGGAAGGCGTCGGGCAGCTCCTTCTCGTTGTTCGAGGTGATCACGATGATCGGCCGATAGCGGGCGGAGATGGTCTCGCCGGTCTCGTAGACATGGAACTCCATGCGATCCAGCTCCTGGAGCAGGTCGTTGGGGAATTCGATGTCGGCCTTGTCGATCTCGTCGATCAGCAGCACTACGCGCTCGTCGGCGGTGAAGGCTTCCCATAGCTTGCCGGGCTTGATGTAGTTCTCGACGTTCTCCACGCCCTCGACGCCGAGCTGGGAGTCGCGCAGGCGGCTCACCGCGTCGTATTCATAGAGCCCCTGGGCCGCCTTGGTGGTGGACTTGATATGCCAGGTGATCAGCTGCGTACCCAGCGAGGCCGCCAGTTCCTCGGCCAGCAGGGTCTTGCCGGTGCCCGGCTCACCCTTGATCAGCAGTGGGCGCTCCAGGGTCACGGCGGCATTCACCGCCTGCTTCAAGGCATCGGTAGCCACATAGGTAGAGGTTGAATCGAAAGCCATGGTCGTGCCTCGGCGATTAGCGTCTGGGGGAAGTCAAACAAGTGTACGGAAGGGTAGGGCAAGGGACAAATCGAGTTCGAAAAGCGATACCATCGCATAAGTAAGTGGGCCGGCCTGCCGTTGCACGCCGGCAGGGAGCCATGAACATGAGCGAGACTCTTATCCTTCACGAGCCGCTGATCCGCCTCGGCATTTTCTTGCTGGTACTGGCGACGATGGCCCTGTGGGAAATCCTCGCCGCGCGTCGCCAGCAGCGAATCCGGCGATGGCAGCGCTGGCCCGGCAACCTCTCGATCGTGGTGCTGGACACCCTGGCGGTTCGCCTGGTATTTCCCCTGGCGGCGGTGGGGGCCGCCCTGGCGGCTGCCGAGCACGGCTGGGGGCTGTTCCATCTGGTCTCGGCGCCGCTGTGGCTGGCGCTGCCGCTCTCGGTGCTGCTGCTCGATGCGGCAATCTACTTTCAGCACCGGCTGTTTCATGCCGTGCCCTGGCTGTGGCGCTTGCACCGCATGCACCACGCGGACCTCGAGTTCGACGTGACCACCGGCCTGCGTTTCCATCCGTTGGAGATCCTGATCTCGATGGGCATCAAGGTGGCCGTGGTAACGCTGCTGGGCGCACCGGCCGTGGCAGTGCTGATCTTCGAAGTCGTGCTGAACGCCACCTCCATGTTCAACCATGGCAACGTGCGCTTTCCCGCGTGGCTCGACCGCCGGCTGCGCCTCGTTGTGGTGACGCCGGACATGCACCGCGTTCACCACTCCATCGTACGCCGCGAGACCGACAGCAACTTCGGCTTCAACCTGCCCTGGTGGGACTGGTTGTTCGGCACCTATCGCGACCAGCCCGCCGCCGGGCATCTCGGCATGACGCTGGGCATCGAAGCGTTCCGCGAGCCCCGCGAGCTGAGGCTGGATCGCATGCTGATCCAGCCCCTGCTGAACCCCAAGCCTCCCGCTGTGCAGAGCCGCGGGCAGGAGTCGCAAGGTTAGTTCTCCTTGCGGCGATACGCCTCTACCAGAGTTGCCGGGTCGTGCTCGGCGTGGCCATGATTGACGTGGGCGCGCAACAACTGGGCGGCTAGCCCACTCATGGGCGTGGCGCTTCCGGCGCGCTGGCTCTGGGCCATGGCCATGTCGAGGTCCTTGAGCAGGGTGCGCAGGTGCCAGGCCGGATCGGCATACTCGCTTGCCGCCATGCGCGGGGTGAGAATCTGGAACGGCTTGGAATCGGCAAAGCCGCCGGCCAGCGCCTCGGTCAGTCGGCCGGCATCCACGCCGCTGGCCTCGGCCAGGGCCACCATCTCGGCGATCACCGCCGCCTGGCAGCCGACGATCATCTGGTTGCACACCTTGGTAACCTGGCCCGCACCCACCGGGCCCATGTGCGTGACCCGCGCCGAGAGCGGGGCGAGCAGGAAGCGTACGGCCTCGACATCCGCTTCTGTACCGCCGCACATGATGGCCAGGCTCCCCGCCTCGGCCCCCGCTACGCCGCCGGAGACCGGGGCATCCACCCAGCACATGCCACACTCTTCCTCCAGCTTCTCGGCAAAGGCGCGCGTTGCCGCCGGGTCGCTGCTGGAGAGATCGATCAGCCTTTGCCCCGCCCGACCATGTGTCGCCACGCCGCCTTCGCCGAAGATCACATCCTCTACGACGGCGGTATTGGCCAGGCACAGCATCACCACATCGACAGACAGCATCAACTCGGCGATTGAGCCGGCTAGCGTAGCTCCAGCTTCGAGCAACGGCGCGCACTTTTCCACGGTGCGGTTCCACACCGTCACGTCGAAGCCGGCATCCAGCAGGCGACGTGTCATGGGGTCGCCCATCAGGCCGAGGCCGATGAAACCGAGGCGGGGTTGAGGCATTTCGTTTCTCCAGGTTGGGCCAGCAGCAGAATGCCTAGCATGAGCGATGGAAGGGTTTTCCATCAATACCAGAGCCCCGCTCATCCCGGCGCATTCACTCGCCTGTAGACGGCCTCCAACAGGCTATAGAGACCGAACGCGAACAGGCCCAAGGCAACGAAAGCCAGCAGCCAGCGGCCGAATGCCTGGCTACGAAGTGTGTTGAAGACATCGTCGAGACCGCCTGCCTGTTCAGGATCTATCTGGTAAGCGGCGATGATGAAGAACATGCCGATGATCAGGAAGACCAGGCCACGGATTACCAGGCCGAAGCGGCAGATTGGGTAGGCCCAGCGCTGGGTCCGCGCCGGCATGTCGAAGTGACGATCGAATTTCGCTTTCCAGCCTTTGATGCCATGGGCAACACCGGCACCGATAATGGCCAGGCCGACGGCGCCCACCAGCCAGCGACCGTACGGCTGTTGCATCAACCAACTCGCCAGGCCCTCCGAGCCACCCCCGGAATCTCCTGAACCCCCACCCAGAGTGAAGATCAGGCTCGCGGCAAAAAACGCCAGCAGTGTGTGCGTGGCTGCGCTCACCAGCAGGCCCGCACGGATGGCCATGCCCTTGGCGTCGGTACCGTGGCGGTCAGTGTCCTTGATGGCCTGGATGCAGCGCCACAAGGCATACCCCAAAAGGCCCAGGCTGATGGCAACGAGCAGTACGTCGCCCCATGCGGCGTCCATCAGGCTCTCCAGCGCACCGCGGCTATCCGTCGTCTGGCCACCTTGCCCAATCGCCGCCAGTGCGGCCAGGCCACCGACTAGCAGATACACAATGCCACGTGCGGCGTAACCCCATCGCGCAATGATATCGAAGGCACCCCCTCGATTCGGGGTCGGTATGCTGTTTCTCATGGCGTCCTCCTGACTGAGCCGATTACCGGTGGCGAATCCTTTCGTTCACTCTAGCAGTTAGGCTTGGCACGAAAGCTGGGGTGGCGGGAAGTGCGGCCAGTTGGTTTAGGCATGGCTACGCTTGAGGACAGACGCAGGAAAGGAAGCCTAAGATGACACCAAGAAGTGATCTGACTGTGCACGAAGTCGTCCTTCCTCTCTCCAGGGACCAAGCCTTCCAGCTATTCACCAAGCGATTTGCTGCCTGGTGGCCGGCGGAATACACCTGGTCCCAGTCGACGTTGGACACCATCGGCATCGAGCCGCGGCAGGGGGGGCGCTGTACCGAGGAGGGGCCGCACGGCTTCCAGGTGGACTGGGGGCGCGTGCTGGCCTGGGAGCCGCCGGAGCGCCTGCTCATGACCTGGCAGATCGGCCCCAACCGAGTGCCTCAGCCCGACCCCGCGTATGCCAGCACGGTGGAAGTTCGTTTCCATGAGAATGGGCCAAATGCTACTCGCCTGGTGCTGAATCATAGTGACTTTCGAAACCACGGCGATGGGGCCGAGGAGTATCGTGACGCAATGGCTTCCGAGTACGGCTGGCCCTATATTCTGGAATGTTATCGAAAACTGGCCATGAGCCAGCTCTAGAGGGGAAGGTCTTGAGATGTCGAGCATCGCCAAGAATACACGGGCCACGGTGATTCCATGCCTTCGCTACCGTGATGCGCCAACTGCCATCGAATGGCTTTGCCGGGCCTTCGGTTTCGAGAAGCAGTTCGTTGCCGCCAACGAGAATGGAACCATTGCCCACGCCCAACTGACGTTCGGCAATGGCATGATCATGCTGGGATCGGCCACGGACAGCGAATTCGGCCGCCTGATGAAGCAGCCGGACGAAACCGATGGTGCCGAAACTCAATGCGCCTACCTCATCGTCTCGGACGCTGATGATGTCTACGAGCGTGCCAAAGCGGCAGGTGCCCAGATAGTTATCGAGATCAAGGACGAGGATTACGGTGGCCGGGGCTTCAGTTGCCGTGACCTGGAGGGGCACCTCTGGAACTTCGGCACCTACGATCCCTGGTAACGCTTGTGTGTGCATACAGCTGTCCTTGAGTACTGTATTTTTAGCTGTCACGCCACTGTTAGCCGTCCTAAGGGCGGCCAGCAAAGCGGGCTGCGAGCGAAAGGAGAATCGGCGATGCCTCAACATCAAATATACCGGATGAAATTTTCGCGCGTTTACCCGTTGTATGTTCAGAAGGCCGAACGCAAGAATCGCACGAAGGAAGAAGTTGACCAAGTCATCTGCTGGTTAACAGGTTACAGCCGTGAAGAGCTTCAATACCAGATCGAAATGGAAAGCGATTTTGAGGCATTCTTTGCCAAAGCGCCAAGGCTCAACCCAAACGCTTCGCTCATCAAAGGCGTTGTATGTGGGGTGCGTGTGGAAGAGATTGAAGATCCTCTCATGCGAAAGGTTCGCTATCTGGATAAGCTTGTTGATGAGCTCGCGAAGGGTAAGGCGCTGGACAAGATTTTGCGCCAGTAACTATATTCGTCACGCATACGGGACGGAGGCTGATAAATGCCTTTGCCTGTGATGCGGGGTGATGCGCGTCAGCGAAGATTGCCAAAGGCGGAGAAGTAGATGAACCAAGAAGAAATAAAAGCCCTATTTGACCAGCAGGCTGCAAGCTACGATACACAGTGGGCGAAGACTGCACCGATTCGAAACTGCCTACATCTGCTTCTTGGGTCGATGTTCGCCGAGTTGCCTGCAGATGCAAAGGTTCTATGCGTCGGGGTAGGAACGGGTGATGAGCTTCTCTATCTTGCCTCTGAGCATCCTGGCTGGAGCTTTACTGCTGTAGAGCCATCCGGCGCCATGCTTGATATCTGTCGGCAAAGAACAGAGAAAGAGGACATTGCGTCTCGCTGTACTTTTCACGAGGGCTACCTCGGCTCACTTCCCGTTATCGTGCCGCACGATGCTGCGACCTGCTTCCTGGTGTCCCAGTTCATCTTGGATGAGAGCGAGCGCTCCAGATTTTTCAGTGAAATTGCAGATAGACTTAAGCCAGGTGGGATACTCGCGAGCGCCGATTTGGCCTCAGATGTCGAGTCACTGGAATATGAAGAATTACTCTGTGCTTGGATGAACATGATGTCAGCCGCGGATATTTCATCGGAAGCGGTGGAGCGGATGCGCAAAGCCTACGCCAATGATGTTGGTGTACTTCCTCCAGCCAAGGTTGCCTCTATCATTGAATCCGGTGGCTTTGAGCTCCCCGTGCAATTTTTTCAGGCAGGATTGATTCATGCCTGGCTATCGAGGCGAGCACTGAACGACGCTGCCTAACCAGGCCGTGCACGACACAGTCGCTGCGCTAAAGGTCTGCAAGGAGCATCGCTGACGTTGTGCTGCGCCCATAAGAGCCTATCGGAGAGGACCATGCTTGATGCTAATCGCTATCGGCGTATCGTGCTTTTCTTTTGCTTGCCCTGGCTTTTGCTGGGTTGCTCCCAGCGCGGTACGTACGAAGGGCTGAAACACAGCAATGCCCTTGAGTGCCATCAGGTGCCGTCCAGCCAGAGAGAGGAGTGTTTCGATCGACTTCCGCCGGATTACGACACTTACCACCGTCAGCGCGAAGCTGTAATCGGCGAATGAGAACTGTATGCCGTAGAGTTAACGCCCCGGCGCCGTAGCGAAACCGGCACCGGGGTGAAGCGAAGGCTCAGTGCTTTCAGCCGGTCATTCGGCCGCTGAGCTGGTCGCGCAGGCGGTCGACCATGCCGACGCCGGGGCCCACCGTCTTGTGGAACAGCTCGGAGTGGGGCGCGCTGGGATGGGGGCGGGTCGGGGCCAGTTGCTTGGCTTTTTCTACCTTCCTTCCCAGCTCGACGAGATCCTCGCCGGAGATGCGCTGACGCAGTTTGGGAAACTGGTCGGCTTCCTCGTCCTTGGCGTGATGGCGCAGCAGTTCGTCCAGTTTGTGCACGCGATCCATGAAGGCCGGCGCGGCAGCATCGGCCTCTTCCAGCTGCTTCATCACCTGCACGATCTCGTCGTGCTCCTCTTTATCGTGTTCGACTTCCTCCTCGCCATCGGGGATACGCTTTTCCATTGCCGGGTAGACGTACATCTCCTCGGCAACCGCGTGACGCATCACTTCGGCGATCAGCGTATCGGTCAGGTCGCGGCGTTGCTCGGCATCGGGGGAACGCTGGATCTGGTCCAGCAGATCCTCCATGTCACGATGGTCGAGGGTGAGAATGTCGACGACGTCCTGGCTGGACTCGGTAGTGTTCTGCACGTTCATGAGACTCCTCCATTGAGTCGTTGCGCCTTTTGCAACAGGCCATCTCAACATAGACGCGAGCTGGCGTATGAGCCAAGCCTGGCGGAGTCTTCCGTCTCCCGCTTATGCTGAACCCCGTACCGAGGGGCCGAGGGATGGTCCGATGCGTCGAATAAGGGGGGAGTCATGCGGCTCAGAGTACTGTCGGACCTGCATCTGGAACATTTCGACGAAGGGCGCGAGCTGCCGGAAGTGGAGGCAGATGTGGTGATTCTCGCCGGGGACATACACCGCCATGCGGAGGGGTTGGCCTGGGCGGCCGAGCGCTTCGCTGGGGTGCCGATCCTCTACGTGCCGGGCAATCATGAATTCTATGGTGCCTCCATGCCGCTGCTGCGCCAGGCCCTGGCAGCCGAGGCCGAGCGGTTGGGTGTCCATCTGCTCGACAACCGGACTCTCACGCTGGGCGGTGTGCGCTTCCATGGCACGACGCTATGGACCGACTTCGCCCTTTATGCCGACGATCCGGACCACGATCCCGCGCTGACCGAGGAGAAGGCGCGCTGGCTGATGCCCGATTTCAGCATTATCGAGCAGCCGGAAGGGGAGACGTTCAGCCCGGCCGAAAGCCAGCGGCTGCATACCGAAGCCCTGGCCTGGCTGGCGGTGGAGCTGGCCAAGCCCGTCGACGGGCCTCGTGTGGTGATCAGCCACCATGCGCCATTGGCCGAGTGCATTCCGCCACGCTACCGGGGCGATGCGCTGTCGCCGGCCTTCGCCTCGCACCTGCCGGCGATGATGGGCCGCATGGACGTGTGGATTCACGGTCACGTGCACGAGCCGGTGAATCGGGAAGTGGGCGGTACACGGGTGCTGGCCAACCCCGGCGGTTACCCGGGGGAGTTCGAACCGCCTCTGTTCGTGCCGGATCTGATCATTGATATCTGAGGGAATCCACCATGAAGGGAAGCTGTCTTTGCGGCACTGTGACCTACGAGATCGGCCAGTTGGACATGCCGATTCGTCATTGCCACTGTCGCACCTGTCAGAAGGCACATGCGGCGGCCTTTGCGACTACAGCAGGAGTGATGCGCGAGCATTTTCGCTGGATCGCGGGCGACGAGACGCGTGCCAGCTTCGAATCCTCACCCGGCAAGCGGCGCTGGTTCTGCACGGCCTGTGGTTCGCACCTCGTGGCCGAGCGAGAGGGGCAACCGCATGTCATCGTGCGGGTCGCCACCTTGGATGACGACCCGGGTACGCGGCCGCAGGCGCATATCTGGGCCTCCCACGATTCTCCCTGGTTAGCGTACGAGGGGCTGCCTTCACACCCGGAGTGGCCACCGGAGCAATAGGAGACGGCGCCGTCCCTGGCGCCGTTGCAGAACGGTGACTCGGTCAACTGAAGATGTGAAAGCTATCGGCATTCAGCCACAGGTGGACGAGGATACTGGCGGCGTAGCCCAGCGCGATCACCGGCGCCCAGCGCAAGTGCCCGGCAAAGGTGTAGTAGCCCCGGGCCTGGCCCATCAGGGCGACGCCAGCAGCGGAGCCAATG
Proteins encoded in this window:
- a CDS encoding VOC family protein, translated to MSSIAKNTRATVIPCLRYRDAPTAIEWLCRAFGFEKQFVAANENGTIAHAQLTFGNGMIMLGSATDSEFGRLMKQPDETDGAETQCAYLIVSDADDVYERAKAAGAQIVIEIKDEDYGGRGFSCRDLEGHLWNFGTYDPW
- a CDS encoding SRPBCC family protein, which encodes MTPRSDLTVHEVVLPLSRDQAFQLFTKRFAAWWPAEYTWSQSTLDTIGIEPRQGGRCTEEGPHGFQVDWGRVLAWEPPERLLMTWQIGPNRVPQPDPAYASTVEVRFHENGPNATRLVLNHSDFRNHGDGAEEYRDAMASEYGWPYILECYRKLAMSQL
- a CDS encoding AAA family ATPase; protein product: MAFDSTSTYVATDALKQAVNAAVTLERPLLIKGEPGTGKTLLAEELAASLGTQLITWHIKSTTKAAQGLYEYDAVSRLRDSQLGVEGVENVENYIKPGKLWEAFTADERVVLLIDEIDKADIEFPNDLLQELDRMEFHVYETGETISARYRPIIVITSNNEKELPDAFLRRCFFHYIEFPDRETMQAIVDVHFPDIAPKLVSQALEVFFDLRQAPGLKKKPSTSELVDWLKLLMSDELAREALYHRDPVKAIPPLAGALVKNEQDTQLLERLAFMMRRQGNQRR
- a CDS encoding NAD(P)-dependent oxidoreductase; translated protein: MPQPRLGFIGLGLMGDPMTRRLLDAGFDVTVWNRTVEKCAPLLEAGATLAGSIAELMLSVDVVMLCLANTAVVEDVIFGEGGVATHGRAGQRLIDLSSSDPAATRAFAEKLEEECGMCWVDAPVSGGVAGAEAGSLAIMCGGTEADVEAVRFLLAPLSARVTHMGPVGAGQVTKVCNQMIVGCQAAVIAEMVALAEASGVDAGRLTEALAGGFADSKPFQILTPRMAASEYADPAWHLRTLLKDLDMAMAQSQRAGSATPMSGLAAQLLRAHVNHGHAEHDPATLVEAYRRKEN
- a CDS encoding GFA family protein, with amino-acid sequence MKGSCLCGTVTYEIGQLDMPIRHCHCRTCQKAHAAAFATTAGVMREHFRWIAGDETRASFESSPGKRRWFCTACGSHLVAEREGQPHVIVRVATLDDDPGTRPQAHIWASHDSPWLAYEGLPSHPEWPPEQ
- a CDS encoding hemerythrin domain-containing protein; its protein translation is MNVQNTTESSQDVVDILTLDHRDMEDLLDQIQRSPDAEQRRDLTDTLIAEVMRHAVAEEMYVYPAMEKRIPDGEEEVEHDKEEHDEIVQVMKQLEEADAAAPAFMDRVHKLDELLRHHAKDEEADQFPKLRQRISGEDLVELGRKVEKAKQLAPTRPHPSAPHSELFHKTVGPGVGMVDRLRDQLSGRMTG
- a CDS encoding sterol desaturase family protein, coding for MSETLILHEPLIRLGIFLLVLATMALWEILAARRQQRIRRWQRWPGNLSIVVLDTLAVRLVFPLAAVGAALAAAEHGWGLFHLVSAPLWLALPLSVLLLDAAIYFQHRLFHAVPWLWRLHRMHHADLEFDVTTGLRFHPLEILISMGIKVAVVTLLGAPAVAVLIFEVVLNATSMFNHGNVRFPAWLDRRLRLVVVTPDMHRVHHSIVRRETDSNFGFNLPWWDWLFGTYRDQPAAGHLGMTLGIEAFREPRELRLDRMLIQPLLNPKPPAVQSRGQESQG
- a CDS encoding DUF2200 domain-containing protein — protein: MPQHQIYRMKFSRVYPLYVQKAERKNRTKEEVDQVICWLTGYSREELQYQIEMESDFEAFFAKAPRLNPNASLIKGVVCGVRVEEIEDPLMRKVRYLDKLVDELAKGKALDKILRQ
- a CDS encoding metallophosphoesterase family protein; protein product: MRLRVLSDLHLEHFDEGRELPEVEADVVILAGDIHRHAEGLAWAAERFAGVPILYVPGNHEFYGASMPLLRQALAAEAERLGVHLLDNRTLTLGGVRFHGTTLWTDFALYADDPDHDPALTEEKARWLMPDFSIIEQPEGETFSPAESQRLHTEALAWLAVELAKPVDGPRVVISHHAPLAECIPPRYRGDALSPAFASHLPAMMGRMDVWIHGHVHEPVNREVGGTRVLANPGGYPGEFEPPLFVPDLIIDI
- a CDS encoding DUF1206 domain-containing protein translates to MRNSIPTPNRGGAFDIIARWGYAARGIVYLLVGGLAALAAIGQGGQTTDSRGALESLMDAAWGDVLLVAISLGLLGYALWRCIQAIKDTDRHGTDAKGMAIRAGLLVSAATHTLLAFFAASLIFTLGGGSGDSGGGSEGLASWLMQQPYGRWLVGAVGLAIIGAGVAHGIKGWKAKFDRHFDMPARTQRWAYPICRFGLVIRGLVFLIIGMFFIIAAYQIDPEQAGGLDDVFNTLRSQAFGRWLLAFVALGLFAFGLYSLLEAVYRRVNAPG
- a CDS encoding class I SAM-dependent methyltransferase; the protein is MNQEEIKALFDQQAASYDTQWAKTAPIRNCLHLLLGSMFAELPADAKVLCVGVGTGDELLYLASEHPGWSFTAVEPSGAMLDICRQRTEKEDIASRCTFHEGYLGSLPVIVPHDAATCFLVSQFILDESERSRFFSEIADRLKPGGILASADLASDVESLEYEELLCAWMNMMSAADISSEAVERMRKAYANDVGVLPPAKVASIIESGGFELPVQFFQAGLIHAWLSRRALNDAA